The following DNA comes from Winogradskyella sp. PG-2.
ACGTTAAAATCTTTGAACACTTCTCTTATCAAACTATCCTTTCCAGATGTGTCCATACCTTGCAAACATATTAACACGGAGTATTTTCCATGCGCATATAATGTATCTTGTAATTTTCCTAGCTTCTTACGAACCGATTTTAATTCGTCCTTAACCGTATCTTCATCTACATCAACATTAATCTTTGTTGGCTGGTCTTTAAGGTTAATTTTAGATGTAATTTTAAAATCATTAAGATCTATTGATATCATAAAGTCTATTAATTGAAGTAAAGTTTATTGAGCATTAAAGATATGAAAATTGCTATTGTTTTTCTCTTTATGATTATTTAATGTTTCTATTCAGAATTCAATATTTGTATGATGAAAATGTGTTATTTAGTGTTTATTAAATTCTTATGAGTAATACAGTAATTGTACAAGCAAGTTCTAGAAGTGTTGGAGACACAAGTAAAATTGTAAGCTATATAGAGTCAAAATATGGATTTGATGTCATTGATTTACATAAAAAAGAAATTAGTCATTACGATTACGAATTTAAAAATGTTGATGATGACTTCTTACCTACAATTACAAAAATCATAAAAACATATGACATCATTATTTTTGCAACGCCAGTATATTGGTATAACATGAGTGGGATTTTAAAAGTGTTTTTTGATAGAATTTCTGACCTTTTAGTTAATCACAAATCATTAGGAAGACAACTAAGAGGCAAGCAAATGGCAATGATAAGTTGTAGCAATGCGGGTGATTTAAAGGATGGATTTGATATGCCTTTTAGAGAATCAGCTGATTATCTTGGTATGACTTATCTAGGAAGTACGCATTCATGGATAGAAAAAAAAGCTATTAATCCAGAAGCTAAACTTCGGATTAATAACTTTTTTAATAATTTATCTATTACAAAAAGTAAGTAGATACTTCTATATTATTTACTAGCAAAAGCTTTGACATCACTTTCACTAACTTCTTTTCCACCAAGTATAATTAAACGCTCTACTACATTTCGTAATTCTCGAATGTTACCTGTCCAATCATAATTTTGCAGCAACTTAATCGCCTTATCCGAAAAGGACTTTTTTGCGTTGCCTTGCTCTTTAGAAATCTTATCTGTAAAATAATTTATCAATAAAGGAATATCTTCTCTTCTATCATTTAATGCAGGTACTTCAATTAATATCACAGCTAATCTGTGATATAAATCTTCTCTAAATTTCCCGTCCTCAATCTCCTTTTTTAAGTTTTTATTTGTTGCAGCAACAACACGTACATTGACTTTAATATCTTTATCGCTTCCTACACGTTGAATTCTACTTTCTTGCAAAGCACGTAGCACTTTAGCCTGAGCTGATAAGCTCATATCACCTATTTCATCTAAAAAAATAGTGCCTCCATTTGCAGCTTCAAACTTACCTGCTCTATCTTTTGCTGCTGATGTAAAAGCCCCTTTAACATGACCAAACAATTCGCTTTCTATTAATTCACTCGGAATTGCAGCACAATTAACTTCTATCATTGGGCCTTTAGAACGTTCACTTTTTTGGTGTAACCAATGTGCAACTAACTCTTTACCAGTTCCATTTGGACCAGTAACTAAAACACGTGCATCGGTTGGTGCCACTTTATCTATCATATCCTTAATACGGGCAATACCATCACTTTCACCAATCATTTCGTAGTTCTTGCTAACCTTCTTTTTTAGCATTTTGTTCTCAACTACGAGTTCTTTTCTGTCTAAAGCTATACGAACAGTATTTAATAATCGATTCAAATCTGGTGGTTTAGAAATGTAGTCGAAAGCACCTAAACGCATTGTATTTATTGCAGTATCTAAATCTCCATGACCAGAAATCATTACCATAGGTGTTTCTGGCTTTATTTTTTTAACGGCTTCGAGCACCTCAACACCATCCATTTTTGGCATTTTAATATCACACAATACTAAATCGTAGTCCTCTTTTTTTATTTTTTCAATTCCAGCTAAGCCATCTTCTGCCTCTTCAACCTGATAAGCATCACTTTCTTCCGAAAGGATTTTTACTAATACTCTGCGGATAGCCGCTTCATCTTCAATTATTAATATTTTTGACATAATTATATTTTAAATTTTATTCCGCTTCTAAAATAAAAAGCATTTAATTCATTTAATTTAAATACTTCATCTCTATTTTCATTTCTCAGCACATTATTCAGTCTAAAAGTATACCCAATATAAGAATAAGCTACTAAATGTTTTGTAAAACAATATTCATACCCAAGTCCACCTAAAACAATAGAAAGTGAAATATTATTCACAGTTCGCTCATTAATAAGCATCGGTTTTTGAATATTCGCAAAATAACCATCAAGACCAGCAAATACTTGTAACATATTATGTTCGTTAAAAAAGTATTTTAAATTAGATTTTGGTACTCCTACACTAAACGACCATTTGTCATTAACACGTCTATAATAACTTACAAACGGAAGTGGAAATGGAACTCCTGCAGTTGTATTGTATGTTAGACCAAAAATGAAACGATATGGTTTCTCAATATCTTTAGCATCGGTTCTATCTTTAACAGCAAAAATACCTCCATTTAAAAATATATCATCTGAAGTAATCGTACTTGTCAAAGTAGAAGCTATTCTTGGATTTACTTTTAATCCTAAACGCCAATTCTCGTTAGCCTTAAAGGTATACCCTAAATTTAAATCAATAATATTTAACCGATTCAAATTATTTTGATCAAACTGATAGTCATCTTCTAAATTCAGTATTATTCTATTGTATTCTGCTCCAACGATTAAGTAATCTTTATCCTTAATCTTAATAGGATAATTGACCGATGCTCTTAATCTTGTATAATTGTCTTCAGAGTTTCTGTTAGGTATAAATGAATACTCTAAACGAGCTAAATCAGTAAGTTGCGCTTCTGCAAAATGAAAACTACATACTAATATCCACACTAGCAATATATTACAATTTGAGAAGCGTTTAATCATATAATTTTATTTTTGAATAATATGGACATCGCGCTGTGGAAATGGAATCGATATATTATTTTCTCTAAATAAACGATCTATTTCAAATCGAATATCACTTTTAGGGAATGTAGCTTTAAAACTATCGTTTAAGGTAAATATAAGTTGAAAATTTAAAGAACTATCTCCAAAATCAGTAAATACAACTGTAGGCTCTGGAATATCTATAATGTCTTTATTAGCATGAGCAATTTGCAACAATATGTTTTTCACTAAGTGTACATCGCTTCCATAAGCGACACCAACAGAAACGCTCTCTCTAGTAAGTGTGCCGTTTTGAGTCCAGTTATATAACGAATTGGTTAAATATAAATGGTTTGGAATAACTAAAACCTTATTATCTATAGTTACAGCTCTTGTTGTTCTTAGTTTTATTTCTTCTATTCGTCCTACTTTTCCGTCTAACTCAATAATATCGCCAACATGAACCGACTGATCTACTAAAATAAATACACCAGAAATAATATCTTGAAATAAGGTCTGCAGTGCTAGACCAACACCAATTAGTAAAGCTGCTGATGCTGCAAATACAGCAGTCACATTAACTCCTACGCTATGCAGCGTTATTAAAAGAATGATTATATAGACAAGCCAC
Coding sequences within:
- a CDS encoding mechanosensitive ion channel family protein produces the protein MIQDLDEIEDKIKDSSGWERISDFLNKHIDLGDKISISILDVLIVITAIFFTTIILRIILRIVTRSLPKEDKGKFNVVYGYFRWLVYIIILLITLHSVGVNVTAVFAASAALLIGVGLALQTLFQDIISGVFILVDQSVHVGDIIELDGKVGRIEEIKLRTTRAVTIDNKVLVIPNHLYLTNSLYNWTQNGTLTRESVSVGVAYGSDVHLVKNILLQIAHANKDIIDIPEPTVVFTDFGDSSLNFQLIFTLNDSFKATFPKSDIRFEIDRLFRENNISIPFPQRDVHIIQK
- a CDS encoding DUF6268 family outer membrane beta-barrel protein is translated as MIKRFSNCNILLVWILVCSFHFAEAQLTDLARLEYSFIPNRNSEDNYTRLRASVNYPIKIKDKDYLIVGAEYNRIILNLEDDYQFDQNNLNRLNIIDLNLGYTFKANENWRLGLKVNPRIASTLTSTITSDDIFLNGGIFAVKDRTDAKDIEKPYRFIFGLTYNTTAGVPFPLPFVSYYRRVNDKWSFSVGVPKSNLKYFFNEHNMLQVFAGLDGYFANIQKPMLINERTVNNISLSIVLGGLGYEYCFTKHLVAYSYIGYTFRLNNVLRNENRDEVFKLNELNAFYFRSGIKFKI
- a CDS encoding flavodoxin family protein, which gives rise to MSNTVIVQASSRSVGDTSKIVSYIESKYGFDVIDLHKKEISHYDYEFKNVDDDFLPTITKIIKTYDIIIFATPVYWYNMSGILKVFFDRISDLLVNHKSLGRQLRGKQMAMISCSNAGDLKDGFDMPFRESADYLGMTYLGSTHSWIEKKAINPEAKLRINNFFNNLSITKSK
- a CDS encoding sigma-54-dependent transcriptional regulator, producing the protein MSKILIIEDEAAIRRVLVKILSEESDAYQVEEAEDGLAGIEKIKKEDYDLVLCDIKMPKMDGVEVLEAVKKIKPETPMVMISGHGDLDTAINTMRLGAFDYISKPPDLNRLLNTVRIALDRKELVVENKMLKKKVSKNYEMIGESDGIARIKDMIDKVAPTDARVLVTGPNGTGKELVAHWLHQKSERSKGPMIEVNCAAIPSELIESELFGHVKGAFTSAAKDRAGKFEAANGGTIFLDEIGDMSLSAQAKVLRALQESRIQRVGSDKDIKVNVRVVAATNKNLKKEIEDGKFREDLYHRLAVILIEVPALNDRREDIPLLINYFTDKISKEQGNAKKSFSDKAIKLLQNYDWTGNIRELRNVVERLIILGGKEVSESDVKAFASK